DNA sequence from the Colletotrichum higginsianum IMI 349063 chromosome 10, whole genome shotgun sequence genome:
GTCTCTTCCTCGGGGCGGGCTCCGGTACGTGGCATGTTAAGTTCATGCGGGAACATCTTTGCACACCGTAAGTCCACTGAAAGTCTTGGTGCAAGAGAAAGACACCACTGCAGATAATAGAAATTACCTGGAACAGTCGGTCGATTCATTATGGCCCGAGTCCGGTGGCCATCTACATCTGATTTTCAGACGAGCGCAGTTGATGCAAGCCCGGGATTTCCTGGCGTGTGCAATGTCGGGGCTTCCGCCGTCGGACATGATGGGTGATTAAGATGCAAGCAAACCTCACCGTTTGGACCGATTCAAAGAGCCATATGAGCTGCATGTATCAAGAAAAAGTCTGAGTCAACCGAGAGCTAGCGAACATTGATGCTCGGTTGAGGGCTGGTGATGGAAGAAGAGTCAAGAGGTGCAGACCGGAACCCATGGAAAGGTACGGGGATCGGTAGCATTCTTAAGCTCCGTAGATCGAAGGCCGGTGATCAATGGTGAGGTATGATTGGTCCTGGGTGGTCGAAGAACCACGGAGTCGGGTGTCATTTTAACCCCCGACATCCGATGGTCAACGACAGGTTGCCGCATGCTCCCGTCTTAAGCCCGGATTCAGGATGATGTTAGCATCCACTGTAAGCACAAGCTACAGGGATAACTGTCTGCCTGAAGAAAACAGCCTACAACACAAAATACCAAACCGGAGTGCTGTAGCAGGTTTTACTCCTGCTGGGCTGAAGATGAAAATGACGCGGGCACCGGTTTCTGTAATTTTCGGTAGGTTCCAATTGCCATGATGGTTTCGGTCATGCTTGACGATTTGGGCCCCATACGGACCGATATCGCCAATGGAATACTTTTGGTCAGGGGAGATGCGAGATGCCGTTTCGTTCTTGGTACAAAAGCAGGACAGGAGCCTCTGACGATCCCGAAGGCTTGATTGACTGTTTGTGTTAGTCACACTCGAAAGACTTTGTTGCTGCGATCTTCCCGAAATCTCGACTTTGGTCAACCTTCGTCCAATCGCACACTTATTCCGACAATGTAGTTCAACTTGCGCCGTACTTACTAGGTAGAACCGACGAGTCCCCAGCTGACGTCTGTTCCTCGCCGCGCTGCTCGTCTTTGAGTTGGGATCCGTCTTGTGCGTTGTGGCTCCGAACTccgtcctcctcatcgtcggccgAGCAATCTCAGGAGTGGGCGCAGTAGGCCTGGTGTCCGTAGCATTAATCGTAGGCCCAAGACACAAAAACCACCTCGGACCCTTGCATGGTTCCCAAAGTAGAACTTGACCAAGATCATGCCTCTACACCAACGTCCGCAACTCACGGCCGCATTCGACACGGCCGCCGGGATCTCCCAGTACATTTCCCTACCGATTGACGACGTCTTTGTCGAAAAGGCTACTTGGTGTATGATACGCCTCTTTTTACGCTGGGATGTGGCCCGAGATTGACAGCCGGCAGGATGGTGTTTCTGGATCAATCGTCCCATGGAGGTGACATTCATTGTTGTGCCTTCCTTGCTGAAGCTTCTACCACATGCAAAGAAACGCGCGGTTTCTTTCAGATCCTCGACTTTGTCGGTATGTTGCTTTTTATTCCATGGATCATGTGCCTACTCCTCGTACTGCAGTAGGGCGGAACTGAGTACTCATGGGGTAACTGGCGCACCATTCTGTGTTGGTGCATGTTTGCTGTATGCTTCCCTCTCTTGAGAGTTGTTTAGTTCAGAGAAGGAGATGAGGCAATGATTCCGTTTTGAATTCTCTTCAGACTTCGATGGCTTGCCCATGCTGGCTGATGTTCTTATTGTTTTCGATGCTTTTCATCAAACTCTACCACATCCCCATCTGGTTCCAGGCTGTCGACAATCACTCCGCTTGCTAAAGTGGCATTGACCTCCTTGCATTTTCAACATCATTGGCCTTGGCTACTGTCATTTCAGGGTTTCTGGTGAGTAGATAAGTGATGAGATTCTAAAATAAGGCTGGACTCTGTTGAACTGTTCTCAGACAAGCCACATTGGGTATCATGTTACGCAAATAATCGCGTCATCAGTCATTTCCTCTCTGGGCGCGGTTCTAATAAATTACTTTAGCGAAAGAACTAACACAGGCCTCTGATCAGTACGGCCGCTCTCTCCGTTTCCACAACTCTTCAAGCTCTAATACCTGCCTCAGGATCGTTTCGGTCATCTTCATGGGAACAGGCATCGGCTTGAGTGGACAACAGACCCCAATAGCTGTCCAGACCGTGTTTGAGGGCCGTGACGTGGCTCCGGCCACTTCTCCTCTGATCGCCCTCCAGAGTCTGGTTAGCACCGTGTTTCTCGCCGTCATCCAAGACATCTTTCACTCGCGGCTTATGTTCGCTCTCCACCGAAACGTTCCCAGTGTAGACTCGGTGCTCACCGTTGATTCATCCAAGATTGTGGGTTCGATGCGGAGGATCTATCCGAATTTCGTGGACGGAATCATCAAATTTCACAACACGGCAAGCACAGCACTCCGTGACGTGTTTTTGATCGCCACCGTCCTCGGATGTTTGACAATTTTTGGATGCGTCTTCATCGAGTGGAAGAGCGTCAAGAGAAAAGAGCCGTAGACGGAGACGCAGAGTTAGACGGCCATAGACGGAGACGGGGACGGGCAGAAATGAGGCATCCGTCGGCTTCGAGGGGCGACGGACTCGGAATTTCACTCTTTCACAAGTAAACGACAATGGTTTCAAGAGCTTGTGTTTCTTTCTTTATTGGGTAATGTAGTCGTTCCCTACACGATCACAGAATGCTCACGCTTTCGCTGACATCGAACCTCTATCAACGTCAGTCCTAAAACTCTACTGACGCCATCAATACCCAAAACGTCTTGCCCGCGTTTATCGAGGATACCGCCTCCATCTTCCTAAACTAGATGGGTACCTTGCCGATCTCCCGTAGAACCCTTGCTCTTGTTGCTCGAagacgcccccccccccccccccccccctacaATCAGATTGCGAGAACCAACCTGCGCCCCCGCACCGTTCGCTCTTCGAAACGACTCCGCAACCGTTTCACCCGCTGTCCTGGCAACGGGAAATGCCATTGAGCCGGATTCCGAGTCGATGGGTGTACTATGAAAATGACTGTGTTCCACGGTTTCTCCTCTGGCAGGTGTGTCGTCCCaaccgggggagggggtacGTGACATGACCAGACAGCGTTTGACTGACCAGGTTTTCTTCCCAGCTATTCGAAAGGGGCAAGTAGGGATCCCCGCTCAGCCGCTTCCACTCTGCCAATGTTTAAGCAGCAAAGTTTCTGCACTCGCTCGTCTCTTATGCTAATTTCTAAGCACACTTCGGTATGCTATACGGCCGAAGAAACGAAACATGGCTTGTTTGAGGCACGGCACAACTCTCATTGGGCAGCAGCTCGGTCATCTCATCTTTTTTCGAGGTAGCCCAAGCTTCGTTGCCGCCCTTGCACAAGTGCGACCACCCCGCCGAGTTTTAGGTCTAGCTTCTTGGGCAGCTCGTCGATCTCATGGTCGGGAGAAGTCTGCCCAGTTCGGAAGTTTAAGAGAGGGAAAGGTTCGTTCTTTTGATGGACAGGGCGGGTGTTGCTGGTGCTCGTCCCGAATGCGTTGCTGGTTTGGGCTCATGCAGGCCGAGGGTGTTACCTTAAATATCGCAGGATCCTCCTCGACCATCCCCAAAGGGGTTTCTTTCAGGTAGTGTGTCTCTGCGAGAATCATATAGCCTATTGTTTACCGCAGCCGTTCCCCACCCAGCAGATACCCAAGAaccgaccaccaccacatcgAGCCGTCAAAATGAAGTTCGGTACCCTTGCTGTTTATCTTTCCGCCATGGTTGGAGCCTCCGTTGCTGCCACCATCAATGGTAAGTTGACTTGCTTCGTTTTCAAACAGTTCCGTATGTCTGTTGTTGACCTGTTGCTCACTCGTTTGCAGAACGTCAGGCGCCTCCTGCGCCGCCGGGCCCGGCACCCCCCAACCCCAAGGTCATTCCCGTCCTTGTCGGCAGTCCGACCCGCGAGAAGTCACTCTTGTTCTATCCTGAGATCGTCAAGGCGAACCCTGGCGACATCGTCCAGTTCCAGTTCTGGCCCAACAACCACTCCGTCACCCAGGCCGCTAACCCCCAGGCGCCATGCGTACCCCTCCAAGATCAAAACCCGAACGCCGTCCACTCTGGCTTCATCCCCGGCGTTACTGATGGGTCTCCCATCGGCACTTTCAACGTGCAGGTCGAGAACACTGAGCCGATGCTCATGTACTGCGCCCAGGGCATGCACTGCCAGCTGGGCATGGTCATGATCATCAACCCGTAAGAGAGCCTGGAAACGTCTGTCTACACACTTTGAATCTCACTGACTCCCGAACAGTAAGGCGGATGCGGATGTGCAAGCCTACAGGCAGGCCGCTGGACAGTCGCAGACGAACGTCCCGGCCAAGAACGTTGCTGGCGGCTCTGCGGGCAGGATCCCCTCCAATTTGGCTGTTCCTCCCGTTGTGTAAAGAGTAGGCAAGAGAACCCGTATTGGAGTGAATGGATGGTTTAGGAGGTATATGTGTACAACAATATGTTTGTAATCATGCCTGCACATGGTTTTTCAATGGATCGTTGCTGCTCTTCAGCCACATGCAGCATTCAAGTGTGCACACTCGATCAAGGAATCGAGTGCAGGGACAAGGGGGCACTGATGACGCGGGATCTCGGCTGTAGCGTTTGAGTTTGTCTGCGCCGAGCTTTGAATAGCACGTCGTCTCCGGGGTTTGAGCGTCGAGCCGCAGGATTTGCCAATGCGTCTCTCCTCCCGCCGGGACACGCTCGAACGCAACGTCCAAACCCATTCTCACTGATTGGCGTTTTCCCGCTTTGTTGCTTTGCCTTCGATTATGTGTTGTGGTCTAACGTGATTCGGAAGGTGTTTGGGATAACTTGGCGTCCGATTTTTCTTCATGTTTGTTTATCTCGGGATGGGTGTCTCGATGATTTGCAACAGAAGCACATGGTTATGTTGAACAAAGTTAGCATTTCTTTCTATCTTTTTCACTCCAGTCTAACCACATTTACATCCGTAGTTCCAATCAGAGGGTGTTCGTGTATCCTTGGACAGCGCCATTTCAGCGTGGGCACCATGTGAATGAATGCTTCTTGTTCCCTACCAGGAGCGTCATCCGCCGTATCATTGACAGAGTATGTTGGCAAAGCATTTTGTTGGCATTGGTAAGTTGGGATATCTACCAGCCGATCTGGCCATGCATGTCCTGTTTGTTATGGGGGTTTGCAGCGACTAACTGTGCCATGATGCCTACATAGGCCACAGTTGCTGCATGGTAACTGTAGATACACATATTCGCTATCAGCACAAACTGTAACCTGACCCAAGTTCGAGGCGAGGGGGAAAATCCACGGTTTCTGTCCAACGCCAAGACGGCTATTCGACTGCCACTGACGGATTGGGAATGGATGTCATCCGGTCCATCATTCCGAACTCATGCCTCCAGATTTCAATCCAGACGCTGGGCTGGGTGCTTTGACGAGTTCCATTTGGCTCCGGATTTACTCTGTGCGAGAATCTTTCCGGTTTCGGCCCCAGTGAACTGCGAGGTCTCTTTCAAGACCTCTTGGGCAAAGTTTTGCACCGTGGTTTTATGGACGCCTCCCCCCAAAAATCTCGAAAGGCGGGGAAGGAGATGGATGGGTGGTCGATGCGCCCTCCTGGCAGAAAGTCTGTCCATCGGAACCCAGGCAGCCAGCGTAAGAGATATCCCTGGTTCAGACGGTGAGCATGTCTTGGCTTAGAAGAGACTTTGGATACGGTgaggcgagagagaggaagtTCGCGCCAGACAGTGAATATCAGGTTTGTCAAGACATCATAAGGCCTTGAGGTGTCACGAATCTGAGCTATTGGCCGTACGCCTTTTCGGGGGTCGGCCCTACGGAATTGCCGTAATCCCCCCGCCTCACCCTGGTATTCGGCCGTCCCACCCGGTTGGATGCGAGCACTTCGGGAGGCGGTCAGTCTTCGGTCTCGGCAATTTGCAACCTCCGGCTTTCCCGCATCCAGATGTGACGTCTACTCACCAGCAGTGAAGAGCCATGTGCGATTGAAATCCTAGACATGTGGATGATGCCAGCTGGAAAATTACAACCTGGTGAAGCAGTCAGTGTCCAGGAAGGATTCCCCCCTTTACCCGCTTCAAGTTGTGGCCTATCACAGTGTTTGTGATCTCTCATCGCCTGCCTTCAATCTTGGCTTCAATGACGCGTTGAAGTTGCTATTGGGGGGGGAGTGCGCTCGCATACGGAACGACAGTAGGCTGGATGGCCCGCTTACATGCGTGTACATGGCGGACCGAAAATGTCTGCCCCGTATCCGGAATATTGGCATGATGCCGGGATTGTAGTGGCTCAGTCTCGACTTGTCTCCGTTGCCCGTAACCTCAAGGCCTGTCTATGACTCGTATCATTATCCAGCGAGCCAATTACTGCTATATACCGTACGCCTTTACGTGTCTCACAACCTGGTCCGCATCCTGTCAGTCTTGAGGATGTCTTGGTCAAGATACTGTCACAAACGGACGCCTGTTCCAAGGAATCGTGGGATATAAAGGGTGCGCATATCTTCGTCTTCTACTGTGAATACATCCCAATGCTAAGCTCGAGGACCAGCCAACTGTTGTTTTTCATCGTCCATCGAAGTGACTAGCTCTACTCACATTGCATACTGTTTCGTTATAATGAACACTCACCTTGTATTGGCCGTCGGGGCTTTCGCATTACTTGCCCAACTCACGATCACCCTCATACGATGGTTTCGATCTCCCCTTCGTTCAGTGCCTGGGCCATGGCTAGCCCGCTTCACAAACCTTTGGTACTTCTATCGCGTTAAGCGAGGTAACTTCGAAAAGCTCAACGTTCAGCTTCATGAGCGATTCGGTATGGCCAACATCTCGTTCTCTAGTCAATAACACAATTCGCTAATTAACCCATGCTTGAGCCAGGCCCAATCGTTCGTTACGGTCCAAATCGATTCAGTTTCAGTGACGCCGAGTCACCCAAGACAATCTACGGTCATGGGACGCAGTTTCCAAAGTCAGACTTTTACACCACTTTCCAGCCGAGCGAGGACATGTGGAACATGTTTGCGGACCGGGACATCAAGCACCACGCCCACACCAGGAGGTTCTACGCCAATGCGTACTCAATGGCCTCCCTTATTCATTACGAGCCCTACCTGAACGAGTGCggcgccctcttctcccaaCGACTTCTCGAATTTTCCAAGGCCGGAACTGCGGCTGACTTCGGTCACTGGTTTCAGTGTTTCGCATTCGATGCCATCGCCATGATGACGTACGGAAAACGTCTCGGGTTTCTGGATCGAGGAGAGGACATTGCCAATGtcatcgacaacctcgacaacAACCTCCTATACGCGAGCATGATGGGAATCTTCCCGGCACTGCACAAGTTCGCTATGCCGTTACTGGCCATGATCGATGCTCGCATCGGTAGCGGTACTGGTATGTATGTGATCGACTTCACCCGGAAGACGATCGGGGACGAGCGAGCTTCGCCAAAGTCAGTCGCCGAGGCCACATAccaagaagacggcgcggCTGTCGGCGAGACGTTTCTCTCGAAGTTTCTGGCCAAACACTCCAACAACCCCGATGAATATTCCAATTTCCACGTTCTTACTGGATGCGCATCGAATATGTTCGCGGGCTCCGACACCACCGGCATCAGCCTGTCGGCCATTCTGTACAACCTTCTCAAGAACCCAGACAGCATGGGCAGGCTGCGCGAGGAGATCGACGACTTCACCCGCCGTGGCGAGCTTTCGCAAGCGCCCTCTTTCAAAGAGACCCAAAAGATGCCCTACCTCCAAGCTGTCATAAAAGAGGCGCTGCGTGTCCATCCAGCAGTGGGATTGCCTTGGGAAAGGGTCGTGCCCGAAGGTGGCGCCACTATTGGTGGAAGATTCTTTCCAGAGGGGGTAAGTGTCACATCCACCCGTTCAAATCCACTGCTTTCTTGATGGCTGATAACCCTTTCCCTTATCCGCAGTCCATAGTGGGCATCAATAGCTGGGTCCAACACAGGAACAAGGCCCTGTTCGGAGAGGATGCTGAACTCTTCCGTCCCGATCGATGGTTGATCAGTGACGAGGCCAGGCTGTCCGTGATGAATAGGAACTGGATGCCTGTAGGTTCCACCGAATCTTCGTTGCCTCCATGCCCCCTGGACTAGTCGCTAACTTATCTTGACTGCAGTTTGGTTTGGGGTCAAGGACCTGCATGGGAAAGAATATTTCGATGCTGGAAATGTCAAAGCTCATTCCCAGGATCATCCGCGACTTTGAATTCAAGCTCGAAGGCCCTTCTGCCATGCCTGGTTGCTCTTGGGAAACCCATAACGCTTGGTTTGTCAAGCCCCGCAAGTTTTATGCCACGGTACGGTCCAGGAAGACGGCTTAGGAAGGGCATCGCGTATCCGAGTTGGCCCTGTCGCCGGATTTTGCCACCAGTTTGTCATTTCCAGTGGCACTCTTCACGAGCATTCTGAAACACATCGATGTAGCCCTACTTGAAGACCAAGGACACATATTTTATTGCAGGAAAGCAATGGGAGAAGTTGTTTCATGAAAGAGCATTTATGAATGTTTGACACAAAGCTTTTGTACATTTGGAGTAACACAGCCTTTCCTTTCCATTCATACATCGTCTCTTCGCCACTGCCTCTCCCATCACCTGTGACAGTTTCTTGTGATCGAGTCGGTATGTTGTTCGTTTGTCCCAATCCTCCGTTCGTACATAGGATCGCCTGCAGGCAGCCTTAGATAGCACCGCAGTAGCCGCAACTGTTGCAAGAGTCGACGACGTAGACGTGGTAGCTGAGGCGGCCGGCGATGCTGCCGGTCTTGTCATGCCCACCCGTGGGAACGTTGTTGCAGTACGTGATGCAGTTGGAGCTGGGGTTTCCGACCTCTTGGTTGTGGCCGGACACCGTGCCGCCGATGGCCTTGCATTCGGCGTCCATGACGGGGTACTGCTCTACCGAGCAAGCTACCCAGCCTTGGACGGGGGATGTGACGACGCCGCAGaactgggcggcggcgcagctgGCGAGAGCAGCAAGGGTGGCGATGGTGAGCTGCATTGTGATGACCCGGGGTAGATTGGAGTTGATGAGAGGTTCTGGTATAATTACCGAGTTGTCAAGGCTTAAGAAGGAGGGTTGACTGTGCTTAGACTTTGGTGCAACAACGAAGACACGAATGTGATCATGTTGTTCTGGGAGTCGCTCGTTTTTATGTCCGCCCTTACTCTTCGGGGAACCAGACGAAAACCACGGAGGCAATTCGCATCCGTCATTATTGTCCAACTACTATAAATGTAGACCACAACGTGAGATTGATGCTGCGAGATCTCGTGGACAGTGGGGTGTGGACAAACAAAAGCCCGCGTACGATGGTACCGATATATGAAGCACTTCGGTTGCTGACCGCTCCTTGTGGAAGGTTGCAGACAGATCCAAAGGGTGATAAGGGCCCGAGATAGGCTCAACACTTGACTAAACAACAGTCGACACAGTGGTTACCTACCAGGATCAATCGGGCAATCCCCCTTTCGATGAGGTCGTTACAGCGGCCTCTGCAGATTCCCCACCGATCGTCACTACTTTCGGTGTTTTCCCGCCTCAAAAGCGATCAAGGATTCAAGGAGTTTCCACAAGCAGGGCGGGGATGACTTCTTGGGTTGGCAGCTGCTTTAATTGCACCGCCAACTTACCGCGCGGTAGCACTCTGGGAGTACAAGGATGGTCTACGCGGAGGGCGGAGTTGGGCACGCGTCCGCTGCCTGTCAGTGGTCACAATCGTTAGGATTTTGCGAGACCGAGCAAAACTGCTTACTTCTAAGGCTCCGGCAGGGAGTTGATTACGCAGCAGCAATTTACTGATGTTCAGCCAGGGCCACTGTAGCATTGCTTTAATCGTTAATGTGCTCTGTGCTCTGTAAGACGGTCTTTTCTAGCATGCAATCCACGAATCCGCAGCGGAATGGAAGTTTGTCAGCCACACCGGTAGGGGCTCGTCTCGTCCCGTGCCACGCCGGTTGGAGACTGGTTCCGTTCTCAGGACGTGGCCTATGCCTGGCTGGGTACATCCAGTGCCCACCTCGTCAGGAGATGGATGCAGAGCCGGGCGGCCGGACAACGCCGATAGCTTCCGATGTATTACTTGTCAGGGAAGAGTCTGGCGTGAGTGCCAATCTGCCCCGGACTGGTAAACATCACACCTCATCCGAGCCTCGGTCCGGGTCTAGACCCCCATCCAGTAGGTTCTTCGTCTCCCAAGGAAGACGGGTGCAGAGGTGTCATTCCTTCACGTTTGAACAGCAGGCTTCAAAACATCCTGTACTGGCGAGGATCGACTCCATCGGAATGTCCTCTCGCTCGGCCAGGCACGCCAATCTCGACTCTGCAGTCATGGATGCTATCTTCCGCCAACCACAGAGCCCATGAGCGGGATTGCTCTTCTGTCTCAAGCACAGGCTTTTCTGTGGCTTTTTCCCACGAGTCGGGAGCAGGGGTTCGGTTGGGTTGAGATGTCTCCCGTCCCAACGACGACTacgactacgacgacaacgacgacgacgtcgatgatgatgggacTCGGATTGGTGCAGGATGCATGCCCCATTGTCGCGTGGCGAAGTGCGTTGATTCACTTTCCCAGCGTGCCAGACCACGAGGCCGAGTGAGACTAGCACGCCAACTCGTTTCTTCTTGTGCGAGCCACCGACTCCAGATCGGCTCAAATGTCTCTGGATCTCGTGGGCGattggccgccgccgcttcggAAAGTTGCCTGCTCTCTACACACGCGTGGCCCTCGCACTGAGACACTTACATCAAAAGCCATAACAGGCCTGATAAATCAAAGACATTGGGGCTACTCAGACGAGGAGAGACACACTTGGGGTTTTGATCGATTCGTCGATCTGGCCGATTATTAACTCTGAGGCGCCCAATGGGGTGCCGGGATCGCAGCCTCCCTTATTTCTCCCTGCATTCCGCTCAACAAGTGCCAACATTCTCGCTtctccctctttttttttttttttttttttaggggaggggtgttttttttgtcttttttttttctttccttcaGAAAATTAAAGCATTACGGAAACGTCGGTGAGGATTTTGGTACTTCGACATCAATGGGTATATAAGGATCACTTGAGGCCGTTGGTAGGCAATCTCTTGGATAATAGCCCCCCATCACCTCGCGCGCACCGACTGTAGCATCGGGTCACGTCTGACAACGGATTCCCGACTCAGAGGAACCTTCGCACATCGAATGGCTTCGGTATCCTCCTTGTTCGGTAATATGCAGGTTCCCATTCTCCTACGTGATCGGAACGTCTGAATCAGATCAATTTGTTGACCAAGTCAGATGAGCCAAAGATTCGCTTCCCGGGACGCCAGCCAGCAAATTAAATCGCAGAACCCGAACCGGTCTgctcgccgcggccgccgccgtgtaACGACGCCCTTGTCCCGCTTTGGCACCCTCAGCCAGCCGGTTCCAGGCTGTTCTACACTGCGACGCTtcgagtgagtgagtgcgTTCGCCTTGGGTTGGGGAGGGCTCGGACGTTCGAacctcgtccgccgtccCATCTGCCAACGCGGAAAAGACGTGCCCCGCTGCTGCGGCGGGAAACGTTACTTTGACGGGATACTTTTGGCGCGGTATTCTCCCGTTGCGATTTGCGTTTCAAGAGAGGGGGCTTGATCGGGGGGAGGCATCGCCACCTGGTCATAAGCGCTTTTTGTTTCCCGTCACTCGTGTCTCTCCTCCATCCACGCGTATCTGAGACATCTCACCCTCCCGTGCGACGACGCTCTCTGGCAGATTCTTCAAGAGTTTATTAGGAAGACACGCTTCTCTTCAGCCGTCGATTCCCCTCCAAGTTGGACTTCACCTCATCAACATGGTTCTTGTGAACGCCCAGGACCCGACGCCCGAGGCCGCTGCCTCGGGCCGTGCCGCGTTGCCGGATTATGTCACGACGCCAAACGCCGTTTTCGACGATGAAGGGGTCCAGTGGAGATACGGCAGAGCGCCAGA
Encoded proteins:
- a CDS encoding AflT/aflT/transmembrane protein, which gives rise to MPLHQRPQLTAAFDTAAGISQYISLPIDDVFVEKATWCMIRLFLRWDGGTEYSWGNWRTILCWCIGIDLLAFSTSLALATVISGFLASDQYGRSLRFHNSSSSNTCLRIVSVIFMGTGIGLSGQQTPIAVQTVFEGRDVAPATSPLIALQSLVSTVFLAVIQDIFHSRLMFALHRNVPSVDSVLTVDSSKIVGSMRRIYPNFVDGIIKFHNTASTALRDVFLIATVLGCLTIFGCVFIEWKSVKRKEP
- a CDS encoding Cytochrome p450 pisatin, giving the protein MNTHLVLAVGAFALLAQLTITLIRWFRSPLRSVPGPWLARFTNLWYFYRVKRGNFEKLNVQLHERFGPIVRYGPNRFSFSDAESPKTIYGHGTQFPKSDFYTTFQPSEDMWNMFADRDIKHHAHTRRFYANAYSMASLIHYEPYLNECGALFSQRLLEFSKAGTAADFGHWFQCFAFDAIAMMTYGKRLGFLDRGEDIANVIDNLDNNLLYASMMGIFPALHKFAMPLLAMIDARIGSGTGMYVIDFTRKTIGDERASPKSVAEATYQEDGAAVGETFLSKFLAKHSNNPDEYSNFHVLTGCASNMFAGSDTTGISLSAILYNLLKNPDSMGRLREEIDDFTRRGELSQAPSFKETQKMPYLQAVIKEALRVHPAVGLPWERVVPEGGATIGGRFFPEGSIVGINSWVQHRNKALFGEDAELFRPDRWLISDEARLSVMNRNWMPFGLGSRTCMGKNISMLEMSKLIPRIIRDFEFKLEGPSAMPGCSWETHNAWFVKPRKFYATVRSRKTA
- a CDS encoding Extracellular serine-rich protein, with translation MKFGTLAVYLSAMVGASVAATINERQAPPAPPGPAPPNPKVIPVLVGSPTREKSLLFYPEIVKANPGDIVQFQFWPNNHSVTQAANPQAPCVPLQDQNPNAVHSGFIPGVTDGSPIGTFNVQVENTEPMLMYCAQGMHCQLGMVMIINPKADADVQAYRQAAGQSQTNVPAKNVAGGSAGRIPSNLAVPPVV